The region CTCTCAGGGCTGACGGCTGGTTTCTCTGAGCGCTGACGGCTGGTTTCTCTAAGCGCTGACGGCTGGTTTCTCTGATCGCTGACTGTTGGTTTCTCTCTCAGCGCTGACGACTGGTTTCTCTCAGCGCTGACGGCTGGTTTCTCTCTCAGCGCTGAAGGCTGGTTTCTCTCTCAGCGCTGACGGCTGGTTTCTCTCTGAGCGCTGACGGCTGGTTTCTCTCTCAGCGCTGACGGCTGGTTTCTCTCTCAGCGCTGACGGCTGGTTTCTCTCTCAGCGCTGACGGCTGGTTTCTCTCTGAGCGCTGACGGCTGGTTTCTCTCTGAGCGCTGACGGCTGGTTTCTCTCAGCGCTGACGGCtggtttctctctcagggctgaCGGCTGGTTTCTCTCTCAGCGCTGACGGCTGGTTTCTCTCTCAGCGCTGACGGCTGGTTTCTCTCTGAGCGCTGACGGCTGGTTTCTCTCTGAGCGCTGACGGCTGGTTTCTCTCAGCGCTGACGGCTGGTTTCTCTCTCAGCGCTGACGGCTGGTTTCTCTCTCAGCGCCGACGGCTGGTTTCTCTGAGCGCTGACGGCtggtttctctctcagggctgaCGGCTGGTTTCTCTCTCAGCGCTGACGGCTGGTTTCTCTCCCGCAGGTTCAACATGCTGGCGAAGACGCGGCAGACGTGGAAGCAGGACGGGATGAACACGGCGCAGTACGAGGTCGTGAGCCGCCAACACCGGCCGCTCTACACCAACATCACCGTGCACATCGGCACCGAGGCAGGGCTCCACCCCCCCGCGCTGAAGGGACACTGAGCCCCAAAGCCCACGCGCTGAACGCGGGGCGGGACAGTCTGGACccgtgtgcctctctctctctgtctctgtctctctccctccgtcttcCACCCCAGATCACGCCATCCCCTAGCGCATCAGCTGGGGGGGCATTAGCCAGGATGGGGCGTAGTGACTGCACCCCAGGAGGGTATCCCTGCGTCCCGTCTCCCTGCTCTGCTTTAGAGCCCGAAGGGGGCGCTATGTCCCAGCGGAACTGGATTTCCTTTGGCTGTTCCTCTTACAAAACTCTGTCTCGAGCCTCACGGTGTTTTAATGGAGGATTCTCATACACAGACTCTGGAGGGACTAAGACCGACTCGCCATATCCACAGCTTGAGGTTTTAGCTGTTTCGCCTCTGTTGCCTTAACTCTTCTTCCTTTGTGTGTTCTTTCTGTCTCTGGGTCCATGTTACGAGTGCTTGCAGCATACTGACCTGCCTGGGCTGgtaagattattttttttaaatcactgtaaCAGATAAAATCCTGGTCTTTTAGACTGTACTTACTCCATACGGTGGGCTGGCTGCTTTCTGACAGGCTGGGCTGGGTACAAGACATTGAGGTTTTAGATAATTTAGATTATTGTATGGCCCAAGTCACAGTCTATCTCCTCAACTAAGAAAAAGGGGGAGAATGATTTTAACGTGCAGACGACTGCCAGCCCGGGACAGAGCGATGCTCGAAAGGCTCAAACAGGCTTTCTCAATGGCTGCCCATGTCACACAACTGTAAAGGAAAAGCCGATTTTTCAGGGCGATATCTGTCGCATCCAGCATGACGTCATGGTTATGGTCTCAATCGGATCTCTGCTTTCTTCTGCACTAATCACTACACCCGTCCTCTGATTGTACACGTTAATTGCCTTTGTTGAATGAAAGCAGCAAGATGAGAAATCCAAATTCGCCCTTCAAACTGGCTATTCGCATCAGTGTTGGCGTTGTCATCTCCTGCTTGAATGCAGTCGGGGCTCCCGTGCCAATGACGGGTCAAAGGTCATATGTGGGACGGCGATGGGGTGGGGTCTCTCGGGATTGGACGTGGACAGCCAGGCAAGCAGGCAGTCTGGTGATTTTACTGCTGCTATGGACTGAGCGAGCTCGGGACTGGAGTGAGGAAGCTGGCGTGTGACCTAGctatggaggtgtgtgtgtgttgtgtgcgtgcgtgcgtgcgtgcgtgcacacgCGCATGGTAGTGCACAGAAAGCAGTCATCAGTACGAGAGGAAAATAAACCAGCCATCGTCGCCAAACATGGAGAAATCAACCATCACTGATGTAacatatgtttaaaaatattgGAAAACATGACTTCATTATATGAAGGAAATGACTCCAACTCCCCAGTTTCAGAGCCGGTAGTGCAGTTACAGTTAAGAGTACGTATATGAAAGAGACCGGTTATCCGCACTAcctggggggagcgggggggtcTGATGTGAATAGTCATGTTCAATAGCTGTTTGAAGCCTTATCTTATAAATCATATCTTATTGCTTCCAAAATTTCTTGTCGAAGAgcggtttttaaaaaaaggtttagtAGGACAATGAttggaaattttttttttttcaagttctgAGTGGCCTTAAAAtaatgattaataaataaatacatacctGGACATACCTGTGTGGTGacagtgctttgtgtgtgtgtgtgtgtgtgtgtgtgtgtgtgtgtgtgtgtgtgtgtgtgtgtgtgtgtgtgtgtgtgtgtgtgtgtgtgtgtgtgtgtgtgtgtgtgtgtgtgtgtgtgtgtgtgtgtgtgtgtgtgtggtcggtctgtaatgacaaacaaaatatcAGCACTAAGAATGCAGAGATTGCTTTTCTATTATGAGCTATCTCATGCGGTTTGAGCTGAAATAGTCTCACACCTGAACAGTCATCCACTGAGCTCTTGGATAATGCTgctattattaaaaaaataaaaattgtattattcatgttaacattaacacaattaacattaatattcataatattaatgttcataataataatgttagaCTAACAAAACATTATCGTCCAGAGAAGGAATGAAAAAGGTAGGAGGCAGAAACTGTAAATATTCAgttctttattctgcagaagggGAGTTAGCTCACATGAGTCCAAGTTTCACAGAGGGCCAGCCCCTCTGGAATTTCCATTAAGCACTCAGATTATTGGCAAATCGTCAATTGTTATGCCCAGCTAAATTCCACAAACGATTAATAATGTCAGTTTCATTAGGGGACACCGGGGATGGTTTAAACAATGGGTTTGTTGTcacattttgaatttaaaaattGGGTGTTCtaagaaaaaatgaaactgaTTTTGGGGTACAGAAGGAATAATTCTCATCTCATCTAGTTTTTGTTTAGCAGTCAGAATTGTAGGTAAAATGGTTTAACTGGTATGGCAGTAAGGAGCAGTTTCTCGAATCATGATGTTTCATGCTAGCTTCAAACATGCATGCCAAAATAGCTGGCTATGTAATGGCTGCCTGGGGACATTTGGtatatttttagatttaaaatGTTGATATTGTAGATGATGTCTTAACGACTAGTATTTGTAACATACCAAATACGGGGAGCTTATATTAAAGTATGAGAGCTCTCTAGCATAAACATTACATGCGTAACTTGTTTTGCTCCAATGTTATGTATTGTTGAGCAAAACGTGATTCAATCGTCCCTGGTCTCCCCTCCGTCTGAGAGAGCTTGGACAGAACGGTCTCCCCTCCGTCTGAGAGAGCTTGGACAGAACGGTCTCCCCTCCGTCTGAGAGAGCTTGGACAGAACTGTCTGGCCACGCTCAGGCTCCCTCTGCATAGACTACTGTATTAGTTATCATTTGAAATGATTAGTTTATTAGTACAATTATTGATTAGTAACTATATTCATAAAATACTAATATCAGTTATATTAGTAAAAACTTCAAGTACATACTTCATCTATAACAAAACGTATGTATGTAGGTactattataatttatttcctCCATTTTCTGATTAAGACAGGAAAAAAAGAGTACAATGATGACAGGAGAAACACAGTTTAAAAGTTATATATTGAATTATATTTACTCAACGTTGATGGATGTAAGCTGACTGACTGTAGAATAATGGGTAAGGAGTTGGGCTTGTTATCtaaacactgcagaaacgtaATATGTGCCCATTCCTCTTCCACTACACTCAGGGATTAAAAGTTGTCCTGATTAATTTCTGAAGCTTTCCATCTTTCATCCTTGCTTGGGTAAATGTAAACCCGTTAGCACCATGTGCTTCTACCTCACTGTGCTCTACTGTACCTGTAGAGGGTATGGGGAATGGGATATCGAGACCAAGCGCAGTGGAAAAATGTGGGAACACATTCTCATTTGAATTCACTCTTACAAGAGGTAATGGTGCATCTCCCCTACTCCCCTTATTAAAGCCCTGGCCTGCAGCCCTTATGGCCCCAATCACATCAACCATCTTCGCCCTCTGAATCCGACTTCCATCAACCATGTTAGCAACAGGCTCACAGTACGGATGCTCATACAGATGCTCCTGGATAATGGCGGAGGAGAGTTCTCTTGTGGGGAGTCTACAGTCGAGCAGAACCTCGGCAATGATTTTACCCATGGCCCAGACGTCAGAGCGCATGTCTCGAGGCTCTCCATGGAATATTTCAGGGGCTGAGTATGCTTCGTTTCCCATGTCAGTAGCAGAAGTATAGCCACCTTGGTAGAATTTGGCCAGCCCCAAATCAATGATGACAGCTCTGAGAGTGCTGTATTCAACCTGTGAATCAAAGGAGATTGAGAGTGATGGCGTGGTAAGTGGTACAGGAGATGTAAACTGGTGTAATAACAGGTACATGGTGGGTGTAAAAGTTTAGGCAGTATTCATTTGGAAATGGCACCCTAGTGAAGCTACCCCTGTTTTcgttacatttttattcttggtCCCCTCACCATGATGTTGTCAGGTTTGAGGTCCTGGTGCACAATGCTCTTCTTGTGGAGGTAGTGCAGTCCCTCACACATCCCTGTGACGATTGTTGCTTTatttgtgattgacagctgaagAATGACAGTTGTGAAAAaggtatttttacattacattacattacaggcatttagctgacgctcttatccagagcgacgtacaatataGTGTgattcaaacccagggacaagtgcgttgaggaccctagaggaaagtacaagttccaagtcctagagctAACACGGATACAACTGGAACCCTTGAATTgcacatcaacttacaaactagtgtaccacggttggcagctaggaTACCCCAAATACAACAATGACTATATATAAGTACTATTGTATATGCAAGGcatctgaaccccccccccccccccccccaccccattacGTGCAGGTCTGTATGTGTTCAAGGACAGTTTCTTTTGTTAATACAGACCAGTGTCTCTGTGAAATATTTGAGTCCCTACAAACGTATTGCTTTCTTGGACATAACACACTGCAATCAGATTGGACATTCTTGCTGCAAATCTACCATTCTATCACATCCTAAAGGTTTCAGTAGACTCAGAGCATTCCAATCTACTGTATGGATTCCGATCTGGTGACTGGTTTTCACTGaactgtcatgttcatgaaaccagtttcagACGACTTTTGCTTTTAGACATAATACATTATCAAAGCTCAACCCAACTAAAACAATTGTTTTAGTATTATGATGTCCATTTGTACCTGAGTGATGGTCTACACAGCCCTATAACCCCAAGACTTTTGCATAAATGTAATGCTTCAAAACATGTACTTTTGTTGTAAAAAGTGTACAATACATAAAATTACTGCAAACATATGCCTTAAATGACTCATGACTCATGGGTTGTGGCCCAACATTTTCCCTTACGGATTTCATGTCTGCTTTCCAATATGAAAGTGAGCATAAACATGACATTAATAGTACAAATCGTGACTTGAATCTCACTAGATTTTTTGTAGGTTTTTCATATGAGTATTCAGGGTGTGCAGGGTCAATATTGCACATGCTGTGTTACATTAAGTGTACCTGTATGTTGGATTTTCTTCTGTGAAATACTGCCACCTCCAATGTCTCTCCATTGATTAACTCCAAAGGAATATGCCACATTGACTCTGCTGGCCATGGCCTCCCCAAGATCTTCACCACGTTATTATGATTAACATCCCTGTGAAataaacagagtgtgtgtgagagagagagagagaaagagaaacacaatgctttctatattatattatatatgatatataatattatagatatatttctttctcttacaaatttaggaaaaaaactaaattacataattttgttttttaaaggagAGGAAATTAAGTCTGAGAATAAATATTCACATTACATCCCTTGCCATTGCACTTACTGGCATattctccactctctctcaatGTGTTTCTCAGTGATGAGATGCTTTGCCATCTTCTTGACCGCTGCCCATTTTCCATTGTACTGTGTCTTGTACACACTGCCAAAGGCACCGGCACCTAAACGTCTTGTGTAGAATGTCATCTAAATGGCACATGAGACAGGGTTAGTACAAATAACTCATTTGTAAGGATTAAGATTAGTTACTAGTCATTAGAGAGGAACACACATTTATTCTGTATCATACCATATTTGGCAAAGCTACCTTTTGCAGATGGTATTTACCAGGTAAATACAAAATTATAAGAACTGgtgttaaaaaaacatgataGTACTAagaaactaaaactgaaatacttAGAAAGTCTGTCTCTTCCCTCGATCCTCAATCAAGTGACTACTGTGAAGTTATCAAAAGGGTAGGTTGGTTATAGCCAGAGCTAAATTGTGTACAGTACATCCCAGGAGTTCAGAAACAACTCTTAGCCCTTATTCCATGCCACATTTTtgccacactgcctgttttaACACATAGTGCATGAAAGTAAATGCCTCAAAA is a window of Conger conger chromosome 1, fConCon1.1, whole genome shotgun sequence DNA encoding:
- the zmp:0000000881 gene encoding probable myosin light chain kinase DDB_G0275057; this encodes MTFYTRRLGAGAFGSVYKTQYNGKWAAVKKMAKHLITEKHIEREWRICQDVNHNNVVKILGRPWPAESMWHIPLELINGETLEVAVFHRRKSNIQLSITNKATIVTGMCEGLHYLHKKSIVHQDLKPDNIMVEYSTLRAVIIDLGLAKFYQGGYTSATDMGNEAYSAPEIFHGEPRDMRSDVWAMGKIIAEVLLDCRLPTRELSSAIIQEHLYEHPYCEPVANMVDGSRIQRAKMVDVIGAIRAAGQGFNKGSRGDAPLPLVRVNSNENVFPHFSTALGLDIPFPIPSTGTVEHSEVEAHGANGFTFTQARMKDGKLQKLIRTTFNP